In the genome of Jeotgalibacillus haloalkalitolerans, one region contains:
- a CDS encoding amidohydrolase — MNEKLFSLLDSYYDDMVALRRHLHQHPELSFEEKETPALIEAFYKELGVEVKTGVGGNGVTAVIQGGKPGKTVALRADFDALPIQDEKDVTYKSTISGKMHACGHDGHTSTLLHLAKAIHTIKDELPGTYVMIHQHAEEYAPGGAISMIEDGCLDGVDVVFGTHLWVTGELGDIEYRTGPIMAAADRFEIKIQGAGGHGAQPHKTKDAVVAGSQLVTSLQQIAARRVNPVESAVVSVGSFVAENAFNVIADSAKLIGTARTFAPEVRDLVEKEIGRITEGTCISTDCTYEYDYIRGYPAVVNHEKETDYLVKVVNEMPGVQAVESEMQMGGEDFAYYLEHRPGTFFFTGAKPEGVDVPYPHHHPKFDINEKAMLLAAKTLGSAAIQYHEED; from the coding sequence ATGAATGAAAAACTTTTTTCACTGTTAGATTCTTATTATGATGATATGGTCGCGCTCCGCCGTCACCTTCATCAGCATCCGGAGCTTTCTTTTGAAGAGAAGGAAACGCCTGCGCTGATTGAAGCATTTTACAAGGAGCTTGGCGTCGAAGTAAAAACAGGTGTTGGGGGCAACGGTGTAACAGCAGTCATTCAAGGGGGTAAACCCGGTAAAACCGTTGCACTGCGCGCTGATTTTGACGCCCTGCCGATCCAGGACGAGAAGGATGTTACTTATAAGTCCACAATTTCCGGAAAAATGCATGCCTGCGGTCATGATGGTCATACGTCAACACTCCTTCACCTTGCGAAAGCAATTCACACGATAAAAGATGAACTGCCTGGCACATACGTCATGATCCACCAGCACGCTGAAGAATATGCGCCGGGTGGTGCGATCAGCATGATTGAGGACGGCTGTCTGGACGGTGTGGATGTTGTATTTGGCACTCATCTTTGGGTTACGGGTGAACTTGGAGACATTGAATATCGTACAGGTCCAATCATGGCAGCAGCTGACCGGTTTGAAATTAAAATCCAGGGAGCAGGCGGTCACGGTGCTCAGCCTCACAAAACAAAGGATGCAGTAGTAGCAGGCTCACAGCTGGTTACATCTCTTCAGCAGATCGCAGCGAGACGGGTAAATCCGGTAGAATCAGCTGTCGTTTCTGTCGGCTCTTTTGTAGCTGAAAATGCATTCAACGTGATTGCAGATTCTGCAAAGCTGATTGGTACTGCCAGAACATTCGCACCGGAAGTCCGTGACCTTGTTGAAAAAGAAATAGGCAGAATTACTGAAGGCACATGCATTTCAACAGATTGCACCTATGAATATGATTACATCAGAGGCTATCCTGCTGTTGTAAATCATGAAAAAGAAACGGATTACCTTGTGAAGGTTGTCAACGAAATGCCAGGCGTACAGGCGGTGGAAAGTGAAATGCAAATGGGCGGAGAAGATTTCGCATATTACCTTGAACACAGACCGGGCACATTCTTCTTTACAGGAGCCAAGCCTGAAGGTGTAGACGTTCCTTATCCACACCATCATCCAAAGTTTGATATCAATGAAAAGGCTATGCTGCTCGCAGCAAAAACCTTAGGCAGTGCAGCGATACAGTACCACGAAGAAGACTAA
- a CDS encoding ABC transporter permease: protein MKHIHDLWTSRLSDYQKELQKYMRYIFNGHLMFVLIFAVGGGGYVYSNWVMTLDETFPSGILIAAVIGIAVTMSPVYTYLQEPDKVYLTPLEGQMKRYFVNALVSSFFFQSYIVLVLLAAAMPLYVQTTGAAFSDFIWLLGVILVLKVWNLVMRWIMLRYQELSSHYTDLAVRLLLNIAFLWSIFAETPAWMSVMIAVLIIGYLTAFMVLTREKSLKWELLIDLENARLHRFYRFANMFTDVPHLKGQAKRRKWMDPFLKTPELNPAATYSYLYTRTFLRSDEYFGLWVRLTIIAGVIIGGADNLWLKVITALLFLYLTGFQLIPLLKKHELKIWPDLYPVKAGIRHESFKKLLMKILIVQGMLFTIINLAKLDLYAAGMTAAASVAFVILFVSMYVPAQIKKHHIK, encoded by the coding sequence ATGAAACACATTCATGATCTTTGGACCTCAAGGCTGTCTGATTATCAAAAAGAGCTGCAGAAGTACATGCGCTATATTTTTAATGGGCATCTGATGTTTGTGCTGATCTTTGCAGTCGGCGGGGGAGGCTATGTATACAGCAACTGGGTCATGACGCTTGATGAAACGTTCCCATCCGGTATATTAATTGCTGCAGTGATTGGGATTGCAGTTACAATGAGTCCTGTGTATACGTATTTGCAGGAGCCTGATAAGGTTTACCTGACCCCGCTTGAGGGACAGATGAAGCGCTACTTTGTCAATGCACTGGTTTCAAGCTTCTTTTTCCAGTCATATATTGTACTCGTATTACTCGCTGCTGCCATGCCTTTATATGTGCAGACAACCGGCGCTGCGTTTTCGGATTTTATCTGGCTGTTAGGCGTTATTCTTGTGCTGAAGGTATGGAATCTTGTCATGAGATGGATCATGCTCAGATACCAGGAGCTTTCAAGCCACTATACAGATCTCGCAGTAAGATTACTGTTAAATATAGCTTTTCTATGGTCAATCTTTGCAGAAACGCCAGCCTGGATGTCTGTCATGATCGCAGTGTTGATTATAGGTTATCTGACTGCTTTTATGGTGCTGACAAGAGAAAAATCGTTAAAATGGGAATTGCTGATTGATCTTGAAAATGCGAGACTGCACCGTTTCTACCGGTTTGCAAATATGTTCACAGATGTTCCGCATCTGAAAGGACAGGCTAAGCGCAGAAAGTGGATGGACCCGTTCCTGAAAACACCTGAGCTGAATCCTGCTGCTACATACAGTTATCTGTATACAAGAACATTCCTGCGATCTGACGAATATTTTGGTCTGTGGGTAAGGCTAACGATTATTGCAGGTGTTATTATCGGAGGCGCGGACAACCTCTGGCTGAAGGTCATTACAGCTCTTTTATTCCTTTACCTGACAGGGTTCCAGCTTATTCCATTGCTGAAAAAGCATGAGCTGAAAATCTGGCCTGACCTGTATCCGGTGAAGGCTGGTATCCGTCACGAATCATTTAAAAAGCTGCTGATGAAAATCCTTATTGTGCAGGGTATGCTATTTACAATCATTAATCTTGCAAAGCTGGATCTGTATGCTGCAGGTATGACGGCTGCTGCTTCCGTTGCATTTGTCATCCTGTTTGTATCGATGTATGTGCCTGCGCAGATTAAGAAACATCATATAAAATAA